From one Pseudothermotoga sp. genomic stretch:
- a CDS encoding cytochrome c biogenesis CcdA family protein, translating to MAITITNVDFLTALLHGVISFLSPCALPLLPSFIALLLYEKGVRAFLRIVGFFIGLSITFSVLGAISGMFGGFLDKNLLRYISGSIIIAMAILFLFQIQLFKPKSVKLTKFKLGGILSGIGIGFGVGLVWIPCASPVLASILAIAATKGSTLKGATLLFVYSLGISVPFLTMGGVVSKLFTKVSFKTPTWEKVLKYGTSALLFIVGFLIIVGKVFV from the coding sequence ATGGCCATCACGATAACCAACGTGGATTTTCTCACCGCACTTTTACACGGAGTTATTTCTTTTCTCAGCCCTTGTGCTTTACCTTTATTACCATCATTCATCGCATTGCTGTTGTACGAAAAAGGTGTACGAGCCTTCCTAAGGATTGTTGGATTCTTCATAGGACTTTCCATCACCTTTTCTGTGCTCGGAGCGATCTCTGGTATGTTTGGAGGTTTTCTAGACAAAAACTTACTCCGTTACATTTCAGGTTCCATCATCATAGCTATGGCAATCTTATTTTTGTTTCAGATCCAGCTCTTCAAACCAAAATCTGTGAAACTCACCAAATTCAAACTCGGCGGTATCCTTTCTGGGATTGGTATAGGCTTTGGGGTGGGACTCGTGTGGATTCCATGTGCAAGCCCTGTGCTCGCATCGATCCTAGCCATCGCCGCGACCAAGGGTAGTACTCTGAAAGGTGCAACGCTTTTGTTTGTATACTCTCTCGGTATCTCTGTACCTTTTTTGACGATGGGAGGCGTTGTCTCAAAGCTGTTCACCAAAGTCAGTTTTAAAACACCAACTTGGGAGAAGGTCCTAAAATATGGAACATCCGCCTTGCTTTTCATTGTGGGATTTTTAATAATCGTTGGAAAAGTTTTCGTTTGA
- a CDS encoding MFS transporter: MKNFGVLNYDMLLQLRMRELSIDLFSIGLLSTINSAVGSLATPFWGALSDEAKSRKRVLLIAITISMFFLPFYVFAKTANHFFLIAAVFTFFSSAFDPIATAIFVESSRLSSNVVLSIMNAVNSFGMGLGRLVISPLLNVLPVVWVMLVLYFVSLSVLYFIKVAPAAPHLRYEIQRTNLQRVFSAITSKNVLKKKNLWAMYLGSFLRQLGIGGTFALIAVYLVEDVGLSKSETILLAASNPFMQIPSHFLAGWLINKVASKHIASFGMLASGLGALLFVPADSKLTVLLAYVVSGFGFGTFINGATDFVAKNVPANRKAEFLGLLTSVRSFGSLFGPLIAGWLASVSFKLVFILMGAIMIAGALITAIYCQR, encoded by the coding sequence ATCAAAAATTTTGGTGTTTTGAATTACGATATGCTGCTTCAGCTGAGGATGAGGGAGCTGTCAATAGATCTATTCTCCATTGGATTGCTCTCCACCATCAACAGCGCCGTTGGAAGCTTGGCAACACCTTTCTGGGGTGCCCTGAGCGACGAGGCCAAAAGTAGGAAAAGAGTTCTTCTCATCGCCATCACGATTTCCATGTTTTTCTTGCCTTTCTATGTCTTCGCCAAAACGGCGAACCATTTTTTCTTGATAGCAGCGGTGTTCACTTTCTTTTCTAGCGCCTTTGATCCTATAGCCACAGCCATTTTTGTTGAATCTTCGCGCTTGAGTAGTAATGTTGTGCTGAGCATCATGAACGCGGTGAACTCTTTTGGGATGGGCTTAGGCAGATTGGTCATATCACCTCTGTTGAACGTTTTGCCGGTTGTGTGGGTCATGCTCGTTCTTTATTTTGTTTCACTCAGCGTGCTTTATTTCATCAAAGTTGCTCCAGCTGCTCCACACTTGAGGTACGAAATACAAAGGACGAACCTTCAAAGAGTTTTTTCTGCGATCACTTCTAAAAACGTCCTCAAAAAGAAAAATCTCTGGGCGATGTACCTTGGTTCTTTTTTGAGACAGCTTGGTATAGGTGGCACATTTGCCCTGATAGCAGTTTATTTAGTAGAGGATGTGGGATTGAGCAAATCAGAAACTATCTTACTCGCAGCTTCGAATCCTTTCATGCAAATCCCATCGCATTTTCTAGCAGGCTGGCTGATCAACAAAGTGGCGAGTAAACACATAGCTTCATTCGGCATGCTCGCATCTGGCCTGGGCGCATTGCTCTTCGTTCCAGCCGATTCAAAGTTGACAGTGCTGTTGGCTTACGTGGTGTCTGGCTTTGGCTTTGGTACTTTCATCAACGGTGCCACAGATTTTGTCGCGAAAAACGTACCAGCCAACAGGAAAGCAGAATTTTTGGGATTGTTGACCTCCGTTAGATCCTTCGGCAGCCTGTTCGGCCCGCTCATCGCTGGATGGTTGGCGAGTGTTTCTTTTAAATTGGTTTTCATTCTTATGGGAGCCATCATGATAGCAGGCGCATTGATAACAGCGATCTATTGTCAGCGCTGA
- a CDS encoding SRPBCC domain-containing protein, with protein sequence MLQPVRMQFVEHFKVPVEKLWQILVNPNGWDPWFTDGMTIELVEGGKMVLRWKRITAGEIVEDRGVVIFIEPLKVFEFWWYEYEDGFRSRAKMTFTPDGNDGTWLKIEDTVLVNGEKEFSIALGCAYGWGQMLCLAKAYAEFGLILI encoded by the coding sequence ATGCTTCAGCCAGTAAGAATGCAGTTCGTTGAGCATTTCAAAGTTCCTGTCGAAAAATTGTGGCAGATCTTGGTCAATCCCAACGGATGGGATCCATGGTTCACCGACGGTATGACCATCGAGCTCGTCGAAGGAGGCAAGATGGTGTTACGTTGGAAACGCATCACAGCTGGAGAGATCGTTGAAGATCGCGGGGTGGTGATCTTCATAGAACCTCTCAAGGTTTTCGAGTTCTGGTGGTACGAGTATGAAGATGGTTTCAGATCGAGAGCAAAGATGACCTTCACCCCGGACGGAAACGATGGGACCTGGTTAAAAATAGAGGACACCGTCTTGGTGAACGGTGAAAAGGAGTTTTCCATAGCTCTTGGGTGTGCATACGGCTGGGGTCAAATGCTCTGTCTCGCGAAAGCTTACGCCGAGTTTGGTTTGATACTCATTTAG
- a CDS encoding transporter substrate-binding domain-containing protein: protein MKKTLISCLLLVIVLCFCEQVKFVSGDFYPPFIYRNERGEAVGISIEILKAIEKVSDLRFNVELMPFSKALELVKNGEADMINLIFRTPEREKLFLFSKPVLQVQSLVWFRKDLNLKDFKDLTAHIVGVIEGDANEQLLRSKNPNTVFKRFTDFEQLIQAVKERQIDVFIMEDLTAGYYLVKHDLYHLFDRLPPISSQWTHFAFSSNRSDLMEKVNGALERLSKSEFQRIVELFIKPRFIFPRWLFHILLYGGIGVFLAVFILTLINKRLAYLVAQRTQEIRKKNEELQTAYEELDAFNQQLRATNEELEAMNQELMNLNKRLEDKTLEAEKFHSAFQTVLDVANKITFETIQEKDFLITLLRVFKYYLPEPACVGVALRSSEAGKTLFSLLKGEKSIIDRVEKIYDFDSEESFNEVLKTAQQLCGEDLNTEVKFLPIKSQEVPHGVFFFACEQINRYQEEYLKKFAVLIATLLSLRSYVREQGIFQRRLLGVVVKALEYYDYYTRGHSENVARYASLLAEKLSLDKASIRRVFWAGMVHDVGKIFVPQHILNKNGFLTAEEYEFVKIHPVKSFELLVEAGLEEIARITKHHHERFDGKGYPDGLRAEDIPFESRLLCLVDAFDAMTTDRPYKKGLNLEEAIVEIERCSGSQFDPQLAKVFTDMLKEKPELFTKRG, encoded by the coding sequence ATGAAAAAGACGTTGATTTCGTGTTTGCTGTTGGTTATAGTGTTGTGCTTCTGTGAACAGGTCAAATTCGTCAGCGGAGATTTTTATCCACCCTTCATTTACAGAAATGAGCGTGGAGAAGCTGTGGGCATCTCGATCGAAATTTTAAAGGCAATTGAAAAAGTTTCCGATCTGCGATTCAACGTTGAACTGATGCCCTTCTCAAAGGCATTAGAACTCGTCAAAAACGGTGAAGCAGATATGATCAATCTCATCTTCAGAACGCCCGAGCGGGAAAAGTTGTTTCTCTTCTCCAAACCTGTTCTACAAGTTCAAAGTCTAGTTTGGTTCAGAAAGGATCTGAACTTGAAAGATTTCAAAGATCTGACAGCCCACATCGTGGGAGTGATCGAGGGAGATGCGAACGAGCAGTTGTTGAGATCGAAGAATCCGAACACAGTTTTCAAACGCTTCACTGATTTTGAACAACTCATCCAAGCTGTTAAAGAAAGACAAATCGATGTGTTCATCATGGAAGATCTCACAGCCGGTTATTATCTAGTCAAGCACGATCTGTATCATCTGTTCGATAGATTGCCCCCCATCTCTTCACAGTGGACTCATTTTGCGTTTTCATCCAACAGGTCGGATCTGATGGAAAAAGTGAACGGTGCATTGGAGCGATTGTCCAAAAGTGAGTTTCAGAGGATCGTTGAACTTTTCATCAAACCAAGGTTCATTTTTCCAAGGTGGCTCTTTCACATTTTGTTGTACGGTGGGATAGGCGTTTTTTTAGCCGTCTTCATCCTCACTCTCATCAACAAACGCTTGGCGTATCTGGTGGCTCAGCGCACGCAAGAGATCAGGAAAAAGAATGAAGAATTGCAGACAGCTTACGAAGAACTCGATGCTTTCAATCAGCAACTCAGAGCCACCAACGAAGAACTCGAAGCGATGAATCAAGAACTGATGAATCTCAACAAAAGACTCGAAGATAAAACGCTTGAAGCTGAGAAATTTCATAGTGCCTTTCAAACCGTTCTCGATGTTGCGAACAAGATCACTTTCGAAACCATTCAAGAGAAAGATTTTTTGATAACGTTGCTTAGAGTGTTCAAGTATTATTTGCCAGAACCTGCTTGTGTTGGCGTTGCGCTGAGATCGAGTGAAGCAGGTAAAACGTTGTTCAGCCTGCTCAAAGGTGAAAAGAGCATTATCGACAGGGTGGAGAAAATCTATGACTTCGATTCTGAAGAAAGTTTCAACGAAGTTTTAAAAACCGCACAGCAACTCTGCGGAGAAGATCTGAACACTGAAGTTAAGTTTTTACCCATAAAGTCTCAGGAAGTCCCTCATGGGGTGTTTTTCTTTGCGTGTGAACAGATCAATAGGTATCAGGAAGAGTACCTCAAAAAGTTCGCTGTGCTCATAGCCACACTTCTTTCTTTGAGGAGTTATGTTAGAGAGCAAGGCATCTTTCAAAGAAGACTTCTGGGAGTAGTCGTCAAAGCGCTCGAATACTACGATTATTACACTAGGGGTCATTCGGAGAACGTGGCTCGTTATGCGAGTTTGTTGGCAGAAAAGTTGAGTCTCGATAAAGCTTCGATCAGGCGTGTTTTCTGGGCGGGAATGGTTCATGATGTCGGAAAGATCTTCGTTCCACAGCACATACTGAACAAAAACGGTTTTCTTACGGCCGAGGAATACGAATTTGTAAAAATACATCCAGTGAAGAGTTTCGAACTGCTCGTCGAGGCAGGGCTCGAGGAGATAGCCAGGATCACCAAACATCATCACGAGCGCTTCGATGGAAAGGGTTATCCAGATGGTTTGCGCGCCGAGGATATACCGTTCGAATCGAGATTGCTCTGCCTTGTTGATGCTTTCGATGCTATGACTACCGACAGGCCTTACAAGAAGGGTTTAAACTTGGAAGAAGCTATAGTTGAGATCGAGCGTTGTAGTGGTTCACAATTCGATCCGCAACTGGCAAAAGTTTTCACAGACATGCTCAAAGAGAAGCCTGAATTGTTCACAAAAAGAGGGTGA
- a CDS encoding FmdB family transcriptional regulator produces MPFYRYVCEKCGSEKRIFHGMNEDPTVLCDCGSGMKRTVSKVAVVFKGSGFYITDNRKSETKKEEKSEEAA; encoded by the coding sequence ATGCCCTTCTACAGATATGTTTGTGAAAAGTGCGGTTCTGAAAAGAGAATATTCCATGGAATGAATGAAGATCCAACGGTGCTGTGTGACTGTGGTTCCGGTATGAAACGTACCGTCAGTAAAGTTGCAGTGGTGTTCAAGGGTAGCGGCTTCTACATTACTGACAATCGAAAGAGTGAGACAAAGAAAGAAGAAAAGAGTGAAGAAGCTGCTTGA
- a CDS encoding thioredoxin fold domain-containing protein, translating into MKRLFLIMLIGFVTLSFAQSVLLNDVDVAVKLARIEQKKLAIVFTTQTCPYCVKLKNETLTDKTVKQLIMANYIFVEAMYDTKKVTSAFGEKKSYAQLFDYFRISGVPTTWFFSSEASPLVYLPGYAPASTFAQVLRYVYQEIKEDFSQYTKKKDDFTGEKKLLKVTRQDADFVLSNDPNSLLVDHVPEKPDIFKVHITESEQIALKLIDRGVYRVLLITD; encoded by the coding sequence ATGAAGAGATTGTTTTTGATCATGCTCATCGGGTTCGTTACACTGAGTTTCGCACAAAGTGTTTTATTGAACGATGTAGACGTAGCAGTGAAACTTGCAAGGATCGAGCAGAAAAAACTCGCCATCGTTTTTACAACACAAACGTGTCCTTACTGTGTGAAGCTAAAAAACGAAACTCTCACCGATAAAACTGTCAAACAGCTCATCATGGCGAATTACATCTTCGTTGAAGCTATGTACGATACGAAGAAAGTCACGAGTGCTTTCGGTGAAAAGAAATCTTACGCACAACTGTTCGATTACTTCAGAATAAGTGGTGTACCAACCACGTGGTTCTTCAGCAGTGAAGCGAGCCCCTTGGTGTATCTTCCAGGATACGCACCAGCGAGCACCTTCGCACAAGTTCTGAGATACGTTTATCAAGAAATCAAAGAAGATTTCTCTCAGTACACAAAGAAGAAAGACGATTTTACCGGTGAGAAAAAGCTTCTGAAGGTGACGAGACAGGATGCAGATTTCGTATTGAGTAATGATCCGAATTCATTGCTCGTCGATCATGTTCCTGAAAAGCCAGACATTTTCAAAGTGCATATCACTGAAAGTGAACAAATAGCGCTTAAACTCATCGATCGTGGTGTTTATCGCGTGCTCTTGATCACTGATTGA
- a CDS encoding 16S rRNA (uracil(1498)-N(3))-methyltransferase — protein sequence MPHLFYGRVESDKFILDKHETQHLKVVRLKEGEEIFTTDGTGKLFRCRISKISKNESIAQILESKEKRDKILPMTLCIASQHWERLRWLLEKAVELGVARLVIYTSNRSRSYVDKIEKIELIIRNAAKQCGRCSFPDVKVFDDFKLPVEERTFVLHQSGEKLTIEQAVRFNNIIVGPEGDFTEQELEFLRSRYALFSLGETIFRFETAALLVMGLMYFLHDPS from the coding sequence TTGCCACATCTGTTCTATGGGAGGGTGGAATCGGACAAGTTCATACTCGACAAACACGAGACACAACATTTGAAAGTGGTGAGATTGAAAGAAGGAGAAGAGATATTCACCACCGATGGAACGGGTAAATTGTTCCGCTGTCGAATCTCAAAGATAAGCAAAAATGAATCCATCGCACAGATCTTGGAGTCTAAAGAAAAGAGAGACAAGATACTTCCGATGACATTGTGTATCGCTTCACAGCACTGGGAGAGACTCAGATGGCTTTTGGAGAAAGCCGTAGAATTGGGTGTAGCTAGGCTTGTAATCTACACATCGAATAGGAGTAGATCTTACGTTGATAAAATCGAGAAAATCGAACTTATAATTCGCAACGCAGCTAAACAGTGTGGTAGATGTTCGTTTCCAGACGTTAAGGTTTTTGACGATTTCAAGTTGCCTGTTGAAGAAAGAACGTTCGTGCTCCACCAATCTGGAGAAAAACTGACGATCGAGCAAGCGGTTCGATTCAACAACATCATCGTTGGTCCGGAGGGAGATTTTACAGAGCAGGAGTTAGAATTTTTGCGTTCAAGGTATGCTCTGTTCAGTCTCGGGGAAACGATATTCAGATTTGAGACAGCGGCTTTGCTCGTTATGGGATTGATGTACTTTTTGCATGATCCCTCTTGA
- a CDS encoding 3-keto-5-aminohexanoate cleavage protein, translated as MDKLIITVAVCGAEVTRNDTPYIPITPEEIAQQTYESYLAGASIVHLHVRDENGNPTQDPRIFKKTVSLIREKCPDMIIQVSTGGAVWMTPEERLQSLEADPDMATLTTGTVNFGNDVFFNSMPMIEKFASIMKEKGIMPEFECFDVGHINNAMTLVKKGLVQGHLHFDFVMGVPGGIAANARNLVTMVDSIPPGSTWSVAGVGRHEFSMAVMAIVMGGHVRVGLEDNIYIEKGVLAKSNAELVEKVVRLAKELGRPIATAKEARQILRLEERNR; from the coding sequence ATGGATAAGTTAATCATAACGGTTGCGGTGTGTGGGGCGGAAGTGACTAGGAACGATACACCTTATATCCCAATCACCCCAGAAGAGATAGCTCAGCAGACGTATGAATCTTACCTTGCTGGCGCTTCGATCGTGCACCTGCACGTGAGGGATGAGAATGGTAATCCCACTCAAGATCCTAGAATATTCAAAAAAACTGTAAGTTTGATCAGAGAGAAATGTCCGGATATGATCATCCAAGTTTCCACGGGTGGGGCAGTTTGGATGACACCTGAGGAGAGACTGCAATCGCTCGAAGCCGATCCAGACATGGCAACTTTGACCACGGGAACCGTGAACTTCGGAAACGATGTATTTTTCAACAGTATGCCAATGATAGAGAAATTCGCATCGATCATGAAAGAAAAGGGTATCATGCCTGAGTTTGAATGTTTCGATGTGGGGCACATAAACAACGCAATGACTTTGGTGAAGAAAGGACTCGTGCAGGGCCATCTTCATTTTGATTTCGTCATGGGAGTGCCGGGTGGTATAGCGGCGAACGCGAGGAACCTCGTTACGATGGTGGATAGCATTCCTCCAGGTTCAACGTGGTCTGTGGCAGGTGTAGGTAGACACGAATTCAGCATGGCCGTGATGGCCATCGTGATGGGTGGTCACGTGAGAGTGGGATTAGAGGATAACATATACATCGAAAAGGGGGTGCTTGCAAAATCCAATGCCGAGCTCGTTGAAAAAGTGGTGAGATTGGCTAAAGAATTGGGCAGGCCGATTGCCACGGCCAAAGAGGCCAGACAAATTTTGCGTTTGGAGGAGAGAAACAGATGA
- the mce gene encoding methylmalonyl-CoA epimerase, producing the protein MHVQKIDHIGIAVKNAAERLKFYTDFLGLKDVHTEEIKERGIRVHMIKVGESKVELLEPMNEQSEISKFLEAKGEGIHHVAFNVEGIDEAVELAKKLGFQPLSDAPRPGAGGTRVLFFHPKSVGGVLVELVEGHH; encoded by the coding sequence ATGCACGTTCAGAAGATAGACCACATAGGCATCGCGGTAAAGAACGCAGCAGAGCGCTTAAAATTCTATACTGATTTTTTAGGTCTCAAAGATGTGCACACGGAAGAAATCAAGGAAAGAGGGATACGTGTCCACATGATAAAGGTTGGGGAAAGTAAGGTCGAATTGCTCGAACCTATGAATGAACAGTCGGAGATCAGTAAGTTCCTTGAAGCGAAAGGCGAAGGTATACACCATGTGGCGTTCAACGTGGAAGGAATAGACGAAGCGGTAGAACTAGCAAAAAAGCTTGGCTTTCAACCACTTTCGGATGCACCAAGACCAGGTGCTGGTGGTACACGAGTGTTGTTTTTTCATCCAAAATCGGTCGGTGGTGTGCTCGTTGAGCTTGTGGAAGGTCACCATTGA
- a CDS encoding 3-aminobutyryl-CoA ammonia lyase, with protein sequence MLRVRMSEHDAHYAGGLVDGARILQLIGDAATELLIRHDGDEGLLRAYETVEFLKPVFAGDFLEVYGEIVEVGNTSRKMKFEVYKVITNARIAEQPSACDVLDPPQLVARASAVCVVPKERQRRSR encoded by the coding sequence ATGTTGAGAGTTAGAATGAGTGAACACGATGCTCATTACGCTGGTGGACTGGTCGATGGTGCACGCATTCTCCAGCTCATTGGGGACGCTGCGACAGAACTTCTGATAAGGCACGATGGGGATGAAGGATTACTCAGAGCGTATGAAACTGTGGAGTTTCTCAAACCTGTCTTCGCTGGAGACTTTTTGGAAGTGTACGGTGAGATAGTAGAAGTTGGTAATACCTCTAGGAAGATGAAGTTCGAAGTTTACAAAGTGATCACGAACGCTCGAATTGCAGAACAACCTTCTGCGTGCGACGTACTCGATCCACCACAGTTGGTGGCACGTGCCAGTGCTGTTTGTGTTGTTCCTAAGGAAAGACAGAGGAGGTCCAGATGA
- the guaA gene encoding glutamine-hydrolyzing GMP synthase has product MKVLILDYGSQYTQLIARVVRELGYYSQVVQVDEDVDLSDVGALVLSGGPASVYEPGAPKLPVWFDNYRGKVLGICYGMQLIVHEMGGKVEPGELAEYGRTEIKIVRDDPIFDGIDRETVVWMSHSDVVQFLPSNFHVTALSKNNMIVAASDSNRFWLLQFHPEVRHTIFGRQMLENFLSKICQLKPNWNLEDFIVRKIEELKNELSDKRVIAALSGGVDSSVACVLVHKAIGNNLKCVFVDHGLLRKNEEEEVMRVFKNMLGLNVVKIDARERFLQRLKGVSDPERKRKIIGEEFIRVFEEEARSYDATHLVQGTIYSDVIESAKSGKKTAAIKSHHNVGGLPEKMDLKIVEPLRNLFKDEVRLVGEMLGIPRNVIHRHPFPGPGLAVRVIGEVNEEKLNLLREADSLLIETLKETGWYEKTWQAFAVLLPVRSVGVRGDRRAYDYVLAIRCVDSVEGMTADWSRLPHDVLDLISRRILNSVKGIGRVVYDISSKPPATIEWE; this is encoded by the coding sequence ATGAAGGTACTCATATTGGACTACGGTTCTCAATACACTCAACTCATCGCTCGCGTTGTGAGAGAGTTGGGATACTACAGTCAAGTGGTGCAAGTTGATGAGGATGTGGACCTATCGGATGTGGGTGCACTGGTTTTATCCGGAGGACCGGCGAGTGTGTACGAACCGGGCGCACCAAAACTTCCCGTGTGGTTCGACAACTATCGCGGAAAGGTGCTCGGTATATGCTATGGTATGCAACTGATCGTCCACGAAATGGGGGGAAAAGTTGAGCCTGGAGAATTGGCTGAGTACGGTAGGACTGAAATCAAGATAGTGAGAGATGATCCCATCTTCGATGGTATCGATCGAGAAACCGTTGTTTGGATGAGCCATTCAGACGTGGTACAGTTCTTACCTTCGAATTTCCATGTTACTGCCCTGTCTAAGAACAACATGATAGTGGCTGCCAGCGATTCCAACAGATTCTGGTTGCTTCAGTTTCATCCAGAGGTCAGGCACACGATTTTTGGCAGACAGATGCTGGAGAATTTTTTGAGCAAGATCTGTCAGTTAAAACCGAATTGGAATTTGGAAGACTTCATAGTGAGAAAGATCGAGGAGCTGAAGAATGAACTTTCTGATAAAAGAGTGATCGCAGCCCTTTCGGGCGGTGTAGATTCCTCTGTTGCTTGTGTTTTGGTACACAAAGCGATCGGGAACAATTTGAAGTGCGTTTTCGTTGATCACGGTCTATTGAGAAAGAATGAAGAGGAAGAAGTGATGAGAGTCTTCAAAAATATGCTCGGGCTCAACGTTGTGAAGATAGATGCTCGAGAGAGGTTCCTGCAGAGGTTGAAGGGAGTGAGCGATCCGGAGAGGAAGAGAAAAATCATAGGTGAAGAGTTCATAAGAGTTTTCGAAGAAGAGGCTAGGAGCTATGATGCCACACATTTGGTGCAGGGAACCATTTATTCGGACGTGATTGAGAGCGCCAAATCTGGTAAAAAAACCGCGGCTATAAAAAGTCACCACAACGTTGGGGGACTGCCCGAGAAGATGGACTTGAAGATCGTAGAACCTCTGAGGAATCTTTTCAAGGACGAAGTCAGACTCGTCGGAGAGATGTTGGGCATCCCGCGTAACGTAATTCACAGACATCCATTTCCAGGTCCAGGTCTTGCAGTACGGGTGATCGGTGAGGTGAATGAGGAAAAGTTGAATTTGCTCAGAGAGGCAGACAGTTTGTTGATCGAAACATTGAAAGAAACAGGGTGGTATGAAAAAACTTGGCAAGCCTTCGCTGTGTTGTTGCCAGTGAGATCTGTCGGCGTGAGGGGGGATAGGAGAGCGTACGATTACGTACTCGCGATAAGATGCGTCGATAGCGTCGAAGGTATGACGGCGGATTGGTCAAGGTTGCCACACGATGTGTTAGACTTGATATCGCGCAGAATTCTCAACAGTGTCAAAGGAATCGGGAGGGTAGTGTACGACATCAGCTCAAAGCCACCCGCGACCATCGAATGGGAATAG
- the serS gene encoding serine--tRNA ligase yields the protein MLDIRLFRENPESLKSALRNRNYDTSIVEEIISLDTKVRQLTNEVNQLRAQRNNISKRVAQVKARGDEQEATQLAEEGRKINERIESVEKELDEIREKLNRLMLYVPNIPHESVPVGPDETHNVEVRRWGEPRKFDFSPKAHWDLGPELGLMDFDRAAKLSGSRFTIMYSALARLERALINFMLDLHTKEHGYTEVWVPHLVKRSTMTITGQLPKFEEEAYRIDSDDLFLIPTAEVPLVALRADEILEERQLPLLYTAYTPCYRREAGSYGKDVRGMIRQHQFDKVELVWVTTPERSYQDLETLVQHAEEVLRRLELPYRVVLLCTGDMGFGAAKTYDIEVWLPSYNSYKEISSCSNDADFQARRGNIRYRRRDGKLEFVHTLNGSGVAIGRTLVAIMENYQRKDGRIDVPKALQPYLGCEVIP from the coding sequence TTGCTGGATATACGTTTGTTTAGGGAAAATCCAGAAAGTTTAAAAAGTGCTCTGAGAAATAGAAATTATGATACCTCCATCGTGGAAGAAATCATCTCGCTCGATACGAAAGTCAGGCAGTTGACCAACGAGGTGAACCAACTCAGAGCGCAACGTAACAACATTTCAAAACGTGTTGCACAGGTGAAAGCACGAGGCGATGAACAAGAGGCGACACAATTGGCCGAGGAAGGAAGAAAGATCAACGAGCGCATAGAGTCTGTGGAAAAAGAACTCGACGAAATTAGAGAAAAGCTCAACAGGCTCATGCTGTACGTACCCAACATTCCACATGAGAGTGTACCCGTTGGGCCAGATGAAACCCACAACGTTGAAGTGAGAAGGTGGGGCGAACCAAGGAAGTTCGATTTCTCACCCAAAGCTCACTGGGATCTCGGACCAGAACTCGGTTTGATGGATTTCGACAGAGCGGCGAAGCTCTCTGGATCACGCTTTACGATCATGTATTCTGCTCTCGCCAGGCTTGAGCGCGCACTGATCAACTTCATGTTAGATCTTCACACAAAAGAACACGGTTACACCGAAGTTTGGGTACCCCACCTGGTAAAACGCAGCACAATGACGATAACAGGTCAACTGCCGAAATTCGAAGAAGAAGCCTACAGGATAGATTCTGATGATCTTTTCCTCATACCCACAGCTGAGGTCCCTCTGGTGGCACTCAGGGCCGATGAAATCTTGGAAGAAAGGCAATTACCTTTGCTCTACACCGCATACACACCGTGCTATAGAAGAGAAGCCGGTAGCTATGGTAAAGACGTTCGTGGCATGATAAGACAACACCAGTTTGACAAAGTGGAGCTGGTGTGGGTGACAACTCCTGAACGTTCTTACCAAGATCTCGAGACGCTCGTTCAGCATGCGGAAGAAGTCTTGAGGAGACTAGAATTACCTTACAGGGTGGTGTTGCTCTGCACTGGTGACATGGGGTTCGGTGCGGCGAAAACTTACGACATAGAAGTTTGGTTACCATCTTACAATTCCTACAAAGAGATCTCTTCTTGTAGCAACGACGCTGATTTTCAAGCAAGACGCGGAAACATCCGCTACAGAAGGAGAGATGGAAAACTCGAATTCGTTCACACGTTGAATGGTTCAGGTGTTGCGATAGGAAGGACACTGGTTGCGATCATGGAAAATTACCAAAGAAAGGATGGGAGAATCGACGTGCCCAAAGCTTTACAACCATATCTCGGTTGTGAGGTGATCCCCTGA